A genome region from Christensenella minuta includes the following:
- a CDS encoding GntR family transcriptional regulator, which produces MTKIPEYRKIYSELKREIKRGTYSPGMFLPTETELENMFGVSRTTIRKAISLLVLEGFISVQQGRGTEVQEVSTSQRLNQITSFSETLSQKGYIVTTRGFYLEHIPAPAFVREALGLEKDCTVHHLQRVQCADGRPICIMENYISAHIIPDFEIRNSNFVSLYELLEHEYNLVLREAVERITAIGASFTESQILLVPSGTPLLFSKRITYCDKGPFEYVINKVLAEQYEYAIHLSGRA; this is translated from the coding sequence ATGACAAAAATACCCGAATACCGGAAAATATATTCCGAACTGAAAAGGGAAATCAAGCGTGGCACCTATAGCCCAGGGATGTTTCTGCCCACCGAAACGGAGTTGGAAAACATGTTCGGCGTAAGCAGAACTACCATACGAAAAGCAATCAGCCTTTTGGTACTCGAAGGATTCATTTCCGTACAGCAGGGGCGCGGAACGGAAGTTCAGGAAGTCTCCACATCGCAAAGGCTGAACCAGATCACTTCCTTTTCGGAAACCTTGTCTCAAAAGGGCTATATCGTAACTACGCGCGGATTTTACCTCGAACATATTCCCGCGCCTGCGTTTGTCCGCGAAGCGCTTGGATTGGAGAAAGATTGCACGGTTCATCATTTGCAAAGAGTGCAATGTGCCGATGGGCGCCCGATTTGTATTATGGAGAATTATATCAGTGCCCATATAATCCCCGATTTCGAGATTCGCAACAGCAATTTTGTCAGCCTGTACGAGCTTTTGGAACATGAATATAATCTCGTTCTGCGTGAGGCTGTTGAACGTATTACCGCCATAGGCGCCTCCTTCACAGAATCTCAAATACTTCTTGTTCCTTCAGGCACCCCACTCTTATTCAGCAAGCGTATCACCTACTGTGATAAAGGACCTTTTGAATATGTAATTAACAAAGTGCTTGCAGAGCAGTATGAATATGCAATTCATCTTTCGGGAAGGGCTTAG